The Candidatus Abyssobacteria bacterium SURF_5 genome contains a region encoding:
- a CDS encoding ankyrin repeat domain-containing protein: MPPINDLFRKGKPSKQDQALLDAAKNGDAEAVKRLVQQGANVNIKDGNGRTPLHLAIKKG, from the coding sequence ATGCCGCCAATCAACGACCTGTTCAGAAAAGGAAAACCTTCCAAGCAGGATCAAGCGCTGCTTGACGCGGCGAAGAACGGAGACGCCGAGGCGGTCAAAAGGCTCGTCCAGCAGGGCGCCAACGTAAACATCAAAGACGGAAACGGCAGGACTCCGCTGCATCTGGCCATTAAGAAAGGAG